A genomic stretch from Scatophagus argus isolate fScaArg1 chromosome 19, fScaArg1.pri, whole genome shotgun sequence includes:
- the nup43 gene encoding nucleoporin Nup43: protein MESINAKYVSQKISKSRWRPVSHSSLQQPDIFATGSWDNEDNKISFWSIGNHGTSGIDDGFEGDPQLLCEHKHDGDVLDLQFLDQDRIVTASSTGAVTVFRHHQNSQTVSVSQRWARAHHYPCDNAPCTGVVCSSPDIVTVGEDGRIIVFRADQGGVIRVIENADSSTIHAVTYLRTTEILTVNSIGQLKLWDFRQQSNSPSQILSLSGDRVPLHCVDRHPNQQHIVATGGQDGMLCVWDVRQGSTPFSLMEAHSAEMWEVHFHPTNPDHLFTCSEDGSLLHWETSSHSDMPSFLQGGRNSSMISRSAMAPAGGNQSLISAWLSGDTSKGRLETTHMLPSQTLSVNSLDVLGQCLVCGTDGEAIFVNRQVPV, encoded by the exons atggAGAGTATAAATGCTAAATACGTGTCCCAGAAAATCAGTAAAAGCAGATGGCGACCTGTATCGCATTCGTCTTTGCAGCAACCAGACATTTTTGCGACTGGCTCATGGGATAACGAG GACAACAAGATTTCGTTTTGGTCCATTGGGAATCACGGAACTTCTGGCATCGACGATGGATTTGAAGGAGACCCACAGCTTTTATGTGAACACAAGCATGATGGAGACGTTCTGGACCTTCAA tttttggaTCAAGACAGAATTGTCACTGCATCATCAACTGGAGCAGTCACCGTCTTCCGCCACCACCAAAACAGTCAG ACAGTGTCAGTTTCTCAGCGCTGGGCAAGAGCACATCATTACCCCTGTGACAACGCCCCCTGTACTGGTGTTGTGTGTAGCAGTCCTGACATCGTCACAGTCGGCGAAGATGGCAGGATCATCGTCTTCAGAGCCGATCAGGGTGGAGTGATTCGAGTCATAG AGAATGCGGACAGCAGCACGATTCACGCTGTGACTTACCTGAGGACAACAGAGATTTTGACGGTGAACTCTATCGGCCAACTCAAACTGTGGGATTTCAGACAACAGAGTAACTCGCCATCCCAGATTCTCTCCCT gtcagGGGATAGGGTTCCTCTGCACTGTGTGGACAGACATCCCAACCAACAGCACATTGTGGCCACAGGAGGGCAGGATGGTATGCTCTGTGTCTGGGATGTGAGACAAGGCAGTACTCCATTCTCGCTCATGGAGGCACACTCTGCTGAAA TGTGGGAGGTCCACTTCCACCCAACCAACCCAGATCATCTGTTCACATGCTCAGAGGACGGTTCACTGCTGCACTGGGAGACCTCCTCACATTCAGATATGCCCTCCTTTTTACAAG GTGGCAGGAATAGCAGCATGATATCTCGCAGTGCGATGGCCCCAGCTGGAGGGAACCAGTCCCTCATCAGCGCCTGGCTCAGCGGAGACACCAGTAAAGGCCGTCTGGAGACAACTCACATGCTGCCCAGCCAGACGCTGTCTGTCAACAGTCTGGATGTACTTGGACAATGTCTTGTCTGCGGGACTGATGGAGAGGCTATTTTTGTCAACAGACAAGTCCCAGTTTAA
- the lats1 gene encoding serine/threonine-protein kinase LATS1, with protein sequence MKRGEKPEGYRQMRPKTFPTSNYSGNSQQMLQEIRNSLRNLSKPSDPPKVDIGGAGKMLPEDSRQQGRCSNPKNPHHKALQEIRKSLMPFANEPTTSGPQANKPMSLEPPFVGFEESNSRSMGADYMSKVSYQDSMREQMASANSNTTVLKAPGASHIPQAVLRRPSWKGSKESLAPRHGPLMVDGMMYRSDSPGPPPAFPQGHPGNSQRVNPPLPPQVRSVTPPPNRGAMPPAPSWDSNPSTKRFSGNMDYLVSRISPVPQGAWPDGYQAAAPQNQRGISPVPMGHQPIIMQSSGGSKFTFPPSWSQSGSSQPDYMPGSSRQPPPPYPVNQGSRHSPTDQQMLAGGPASSPSYVNGGNIPQSMMVPNRNSHNLDMYNIGPPQSWSQAPLAPNQPQSSPGNSSNQDLSPSWQHNMPVRSNSFNNHQLNGRAAHPASSQPSATTVTAITQAPILQPVKSMRVQKPELHTAVAPTHPPWMQQAPPPPAAPAYQEPPAPVPQIPAVEVPSYQGPPPPYPKHLLQQQAAPCPPAYDQGASKLSAGREEPAEEDSSGGDSSRDKTTESSESTSATEKEKKQITTSPVPVRRNKRDEERRGECGRVALYSPQAFKFFMEQHVENILKNHQQRIRRRKQLESEMQRVGLSSEAQEQMRMMLCQKESNYIRLKRAKMDKSMFKRIKTLGIGAFGEVCLARKEDTGALYAMKTLRKKDVLLRNQVAHVKAERDILAEADNEWVVRLYYSFQDKDNLYFVMEYIPGGDMMSLLIRLGIFKEELAQFYIAELTCAVESVHKMGFIHRDIKPDNILIDRDGHIKLTDFGLCTGFRWTHDSKYYQSGDHVRQDSMDFSKEWEDPANCRCTDRLKPLERRKARQHQRCLAHSLVGTPNYIAPEVLLRTGYTQLCDWWSVGVILYEMVVGQPPFLATTPLETQLKVINWKSMLHIPPPAKLSPEASDLIVKLCRGPEDRLGKNGADEIKAHPFFKTIDFSSDLRQQVAPYIPTIAHSTDTSNFDPVDPDKLWSSDSDGEGNLNDTLNGWFRNGKHPEHAFYEFTFRRFFDDNGHPYSCPKPIEYEGYNGDEADSEGPVHEASSSSASQGRDLVYV encoded by the exons ATGAAGAGAGGGGAGAAACCCGAAGGATACAGACAGATGAGACCCAAAACATTTCCCACCAGTAACTATAGTGGCAACAGCCAACAAATGCTGCAGGAAATACGGAACAGTCTGCGCAACTTGTCTAAACCCTCTGACCCACCTAAAGTGGACATTGGTGGAGCAGGAAAAATGCTTCCTGAGGACTCAAGGCAACAGGGGCGCTGCAGCAACCCCAAAAACCCCCACCATAAGGCCTTACAGGAGATCCGCAAATCCCTGATGCCTTTTGCCAATGAACCCACTACTTCAGGCCCTCAAGCTAACAAACCCATGTCGCTGGAACCCCCATTTGTTGGGTTTGAGGAG aGCAACAGTCGCAGTATGGGGGCAGACTACATGTCTAAGGTGAGCTACCAGGACTCGATGAGGGAACAGATGGCTTCTGCCAACTCCAACACTACAGTTCTGAAAGCCCCAG GAGCTTCTCACATCCCGCAGGCTGTGCTGAGGAGACCAAGCTGGAAAGGCTCTAAGGAGTCTTTGGCTCCTCGACACGGTCCTCTCATGGTGGATGGAATGATGTACCGCTCAGACAGCCCGGGACCACCTCCTGCCTTCCCACAGGGTCACCCTGGTAACAGCCAGAGAGTCAATCCTCCACTGCCACCACAGGTGCGCAGTGTCACACCTCCACCAAACCGCGGTGCCATGCCTCCTGCACCATCCTGGGACAGCAACCCATCAACCAAGCGCTTTTCTGGCAACATGGATTACCTTGTGTCCCGCATCTCTCCAGTACCCCAGGGAGCCTGGCCTGATGGATACcaagctgctgctcctcagaATCAGCGTGGGATCAGCCCAGTGCCAATGGGCCACCAACCCATCATAATGCAAAGCTCTGGGGGGAGTAAGTTCACATTCCCCCCCAGCTGGTCTCAAAGTGGCTCCTCTCAACCAGACTACATGCCGGGGAGCAGCAGACAGCCTCCTCCGCCATACCCGGTCAACCAGGGCAGCCGACACAGTCCCACTGACCAGCAGATGTTGGCCGGAGGACCTGCATCATCTCCGTCTTATGTCAACGGTGGGAACATCCCTCAGTCCATGATGGTTCCCAACAGGAACAGTCACAACCTTGATATGTACAACATTGGCCCTCCCCAGTCCTGGTCCCAAGCTCCTCTGGCTCCCAACCAGCCCCAGTCTTCTCCTGGCAACAGCAGCAACCAGGATCTGTCCCCATCCTGGCAACACAACATGCCAGTCCGTTCCAATTCCTTCAACAACCACCAACTGAACGGCAGAGCGGCCCACCCAGCCAGCTCCCAGCCCTCTGCCACCACGGTCACTGCCATCACCCAGGCTCCCATCCTGCAGCCAGTCAAAAGCATGCGGGTACAGAAACCTGAGTTACACACGGCTGTCGCCCCAACACACCCTCCATGGATGCAGCAGGCTCCACCGCCTCCAGCTGCACCTGCCTACCAAGAACCCCCAGCCCCTGTACCTCAGATCCCTGCTGTAGAAGTTCCCAGCTACCAGGGACCCCCTCCACCCTATCCGAAGcatctcctccagcagcaggctgCACCCTGCCCCCCTGCCTACGATCAAGGGGCCAGTAAGCTCAGCGCGGGCAGAGAGGAGCCCGCTGAAGAGGACAGCAGCGGCGGTGACAGCTCCCGAGACAAGACGACGGAAAGCTCCGAAAGCACCTCAGcgacagagaaggagaagaagcaaATCACGACATCGCCTGTTCCTGTACGGCGGAATAAGAGAGACGAAGAGCGGAGAGGGGAGTGCGGGAGAGTTGCGCTGTACTCCCCCCAGGCCTTCAAGTTCTTCATGGAGCAGCATGTGGAGAATATCCTAAAGAACCATCAGCAAAGGATTCggaggaggaagcagctggaAAGTGAGATGCAAAGG GTGGGTTTGTCTTCAGAAGCTCAGGAGCAGATGCGTATGATGCTCTGCCAGAAGGAGTCCAACTACATCCGGCTAAAGCGGGCCAAGATGGATAAATCCATGTTCAAACGCATCAAGACCCTCGGCATTGGAGCCTTCGGCGAGGTGTGCTTGGCCAGAAAAGAGGACACGGGAGCGCTGTATGCCATGAAAACGCTCCGTAAGAAGGACGTGCTGCTGCGAAACCAGGTGGCCCACGTCAAGGCTGAGAGGGACATCCTGGCTGAGGCCGACAACGAGTGGGTGGTGCGCCTCTATTACTCTTTCCAAGACAAGGACAACCTGTACTTTGTCATGGAGTACATCCCTGGAGGGGACATGATGAGCCTTCTCATCCGGCTCGGCATCTTCAAAGAAGAGCTGGCCCAGTTCTACATCGCAGAGCTCACCTGCGCCGTGGAGAGCGTCCACAAGATGGGCTTCATTCACCGAGACATCAAGCCTGACAACATCCTCATAGACCGAGACGGACACATAAAGCTGACCGACTTCGGCCTTTGCACGGGCTTCCGCTGGACACATGACTCAAAGTATTACCAGAGTG GTGACCATGTGAGGCAGGACAGCATGGACTTCAGCAAGGAATGGGAAGATCCAGCCAACTGTCGCTGCACAGACCGTCTGAAGCCGCTGGAGAGGCGAAAGGCTCGGCAGCACCAGCGCTGTCTGGCACATTCGCTGGTCGGGACGCCCAACTACATCGCACCAGAAGTGCTGCTCCGAACAG GATACACCCAGCTGTGTGATTGGTGGAGTGTTGGTGTGATCTTGTACGAAATGGTTGTTGGACAGCCTCCCTTCTTAGCGACCACGCCCCTGGAGACACAGCTGAAG GTGATAAACTGGAAGAGCATGCTGCACATTCCCCCGCCAGCCAAACTCAGCCCGGAGGCATCAGACCTCATAGTCAAATTGTGTCGCGGCCCGGAGGATCGCCTCGGCAAGAACGGCGCCGACGAAATCAAAGCTCACCCTTTCTTCAAGACCATCGACTTCTCCAGCGACCTGCGGCAGCAGGTGGCGCCCTATATCCCCACCATCGCCCACTCCACAGACACCTCCAACTTTGACCCTGTGGACCCAGATAAACTGTGGAGCAGCGACAGCGACGGCGAGGGCAACCTCAACGACACTCTCAACGGCTGGTTCCGCAACGGCAAACACCCCGAACACGCCTTCTACGAGTTCACCTTCCGCCGTTTCTTTGACGACAACGGCCACCCGTACAGCTGTCCCAAACCCATCGAGTATGAGGGTTATAACGGGGACGAAGCGGACTCAGAGGGCCCGGTGCACGAGGCATCCAGTAGTTCAGCCTCTCAGGGCCGGGACCTGGTCTATGTGTAG
- the rab10 gene encoding ras-related protein Rab-10 → MAKKTYDLLFKLLLIGDSGVGKTCVLFRFSDDAFNTTFISTIGIDFKIKTVELQGKKIKLQIWDTAGQERFHTITTSYYRGAMGIMLVYDITNAKSFENISKWLRNIDEHANEDVERMLLGNKCDMEDKRVVPKAKGEQIAREHGIRFFETSAKANINIEKAFLTLAEDILRKTPVKEPNSENVDISSGSGVTGWKSKCCS, encoded by the exons ATGGCGAAGAAGACGTACGACTTGCTGTTCAAGCTGCTTCTGATCGGAGACTCGGGCGTGGGGAAGACCTGTGTGCTGTTCCGCTTCTCTGACGACGCCTTCAACACAACCTTCATCTCCACCATAG GAATAGACTTCAAGATCAAAACTGTTGAATTACAAGGAAAGAAGATCAAACTACAGATCTG ggACACAGCGGGCCAGGAACGGTTCcacaccatcaccacctccTATTACAGAGGAGCCATGGGCATCATGCTGGTCTACGACATCACCAATGCTAAGAGCTTCGAAAACATCAGCAAATGGCTGCGCAACATTGAcgag CATGCAAATGAGGATGTTGAGAGGATGCTGCTAGGCAACAAGTGTGATATGGAGGACAAGAGGGTCGTACCAAAAGCCAAGGGGGAGCAG ATCGCGAGGGAGCACGGCATTAGGTTTTTTGAGACGAGCGCCAAGGCCAACATCAACATCGAGAAGGCTTTCCTCACGTTAGCAGAAGACATCCTGAGAAAG ACGCCCGTAAAAGAGCCCAACAGTGAAAACGTCGACATCAGCAGTGGAAGCGGAGTCACAGGCTGGAAGAGCAAGTGCTGCAGTTGA